One window of Nicotiana tomentosiformis chromosome 11, ASM39032v3, whole genome shotgun sequence genomic DNA carries:
- the LOC138901629 gene encoding secreted RxLR effector protein 161-like, with protein sequence MKDGDTINKYKARLVIKGYRQREGLDYFDTYSPVTRITCIRLLVALVAVYDLESHQMDVKMAFLNGDLEEEIYIEQPEGFVVPDIACAISQLSRYMSNLGQSHWMAMKRVLGYLELTQDFALHYSKYLAVIEGYCDANWITGSTDSKSSSGYVFTIGEGVVSLKSSKQTCIARSTMEAEFIALDKAGEEAE encoded by the exons atgaaagatggTGACACTATTaataaatataaggcaagacttgtaatcaaagggtatagacaacgagaaggtcttgattattttgatacatactctccagttacaagaattacgtgcATACGATTGTTAGTAGCATTAGTTGCAGTTTATGATCTTGAAAGTCATCAAATGGACGTTAAGatggccttcttaaatggagatttggaggaagaaatctacatcgaacaacctgaagggtttgtggttccag atatagcttgtgctataagtcaATTGAGTCGATACATGAGCAATCtaggtcaatctcattggatggcaatgaaacgagttttgggatacttagaACTTACCCAggactttgctttgcactacagtaaatatcttgcagtgattgagggatactgtgatgcaaattggatcaccggttcaactgattctaagtcctcaagtggatatgtattcactattggtgaaGGAGTGGTATCCTTGAAGTCGTCCAAGCAaacttgtattgcccgctctacaatggaggctgagttcatagccttagataaagccggtgaagaagctgaatga